One window from the genome of Salvia splendens isolate huo1 chromosome 9, SspV2, whole genome shotgun sequence encodes:
- the LOC121749655 gene encoding probable galacturonosyltransferase 3 isoform X1 codes for MRGGLTSPSLSAIFLFLGINIVLSVRAEVSPTLRRENRLYAPLYDCPNCIERKDRGNISSTDHPWKDFDIIVTYSNPSGAVQVRSVRSRDLSSSWVWRNPRKEKHNRIVQDPFQTKLSYRKNGDSWSDNHQFQGETSQAQAYPVHPVKLKRQMLRRERRERRTADLINQDREIENQTQEEAIKRARELDTNIKGKYSIWRKEYENPNADSTVKLIRDQIIMAKAYATIAMAKNETVLYNSLIEQSRESQLAIGEATNDVELHPSALDQAKAMGHILATAKDQLYDCVLIARKLRVILQSSEANVNSFKKKSTFLIQLAAKTVPRPLHCIPLVLTTDYHLSNYDKKVFPNKEKLEDPSLYHYAIFSDNVLATSVVVNSTTLHAKEPGRHVFHIVTDKLNFAAMKMWFLVNAPAGATIEVKNVDDFTWLNSSYCPVLRQLESARMIEYYFKAHQSSSLTGGADNLKYRNPKYLSMLNHLRFYLPEVYPKLDKLLFLDDDIVVQKDLTPLWSVNLNGMVNGAVETCKESFHRFDKYLNFTNPKIADNFDANACGWAFGMNIFDLIEWRKRDITGIYHHWQEMNEDRTLWKLGTLPPGLITFYNLTHPLDRSWHVLGLGYDPALNQTEIENAGVVHYNGNYKPWLDLAIAKYRSYWSKYVMYDNFYLQVCNLNQ; via the exons ATGAGAGGCGGTTTAACATCACCATCTCTTTCCGCGATCTTCCTTTTCCTC GGTATCAACATTGTCTTGTCAGTCAGAGCAGAGGTTTCACCTACGCT TCGAAGAGAAAACAGACTATATGCCCCATTATATGACTGCCCAAACTGCATTGAAAGAAAG GATCGAGGAAATATCAGTTCTACTGATCATCCTTGGAAG GATTTTGACATAATTGTAACATACAGCAACCCTTCTGGTGCTGTTCAAGTTAGGAGTGTTAGATCTAGAGACCTATCTTCTTCATGGGTATGGAGAAACCCTAGAAAGGAGAAACACAATAGA ATAGTACAGGACCCATTTCAAACTAAACTGAGCTATAGAAAAAATGGGGACAGTTGGAGTGACAATCACCAATTTCAAGGTGAAACCTCACAAGCACAAGCATACCCGGTGCATCCTGTGAAACTTAAGAGACAG aTGCTACGAAGGGAAAGGAGGGAGAGGAGAACTGCAGATCTGATAAATCAAGACAGAGAGATAGAAAACCAAACGCAAGAAGAAGCCATTAAACGAGCTAGGGAGCTTGACACCAATATCAAGGGGAAATACAGCATATGGAGGAAAGAGTATGAAAATCCCAACGCTGACTCAACAGTAAAACTTATACGAGACCAGATCATAATGGCCAAGGCTTATGCAACAATTGCTATGGCTAAGAATGAGACTGTGCTTTATAATTCTCTGATTGAACAGTCCAGAGAAAGTCAACTTGCAATAGGAGAAGCAACAAATGATGTTGAACTTCATCCAAG TGCTCTTGATCAAGCGAAAGCCATGGGACACATTCTAGCTACAGCAAAGGACCAGTTATATGATTGTGTTCTGATAGCAAGAAAGTTGAGAGTAATACTTCAATCTAGTGAGGCTAATGTCAATTCGTTCAAGAAGAAGAGCACATTTCTGATACAGCTTGCTGCAAAAACTGTTCCCAGACCATTGCATTGCATTCCCTTAGTTCTCACCACAGATTATCACCTAAGTAATTATGATAAAAAAGTTTTTCCTAACAAAGAAAAACTTGAAGATCCATCTTTGTACCATTATGCCATCTTTTCTGATAATGTACTTGCAACATCTGTGGTCGTGAACTCAACAACACTACACGCAAAAGAACCTGGAAGGCATGTGTTTCATATAGTCACAGATAAGCTGAACTTTGCAGCTATGAAAATGTGGTTTCTAGTTAATGCTCCTGCAGGTGCAACAATTGAAGTTAAGAATGTTGATGACTTCACTTGGCTGAATTCCTCATACTGTCCTGTCCTCCGTCAGCTTGAATCTGCACGGATGATAGAATACTATTTCAAGGCACATCAATCATCATCTCTCACTGGTGGTGCTGACAATCTCAAATATAGGAACCCAAAGTACTTGTCAATGCTTAATCATCTTAGATTTTACCTTCCTGAGGTTTACCCAAAGCTGGATAAGTTATTGTTCCTGGATGATGACATTGTTGTTCAGAAGGACCTGACACCTTTATGGTCTGTTAATCTGAATGGGATGGTGAATGGTGCTGTGGAAACCTGCAAAGAGAGCTTCCATAGGTTTGACAAGTATCTGAACTTTACAAATCCAAAGATAGCTGATAATTTTGATGCAAACGCTTGCGGCTGGGCATTTGGCATGAATATCTTTGATTTGATCGAATGGAGGAAACGTGACATTACTGGAATATATCATCACTGGCAAGAAATG AATGAGGACAGGACTCTTTGGAAACTTGGGACGCTGCCACCGGGGCTGATAACTTTCTACAACTTGACCCACCCTCTGGATCGGAGCTGGCATGTTCTGGGGTTGGGCTATGACCCAGCTCTTAACCAGACAGAGATAGAGAATGCTGGTGTTGTACATTATAATGGAAACTATAAACCATGGTTGGATCTTGCCATAGCCAAGTACAGATCATACTGGTCCAAATATGTCATGTATGATAACTTCTATTTACAAGTGTGCAACCTGAATCAATAA
- the LOC121749655 gene encoding probable galacturonosyltransferase 3 isoform X2 — MRGGLTSPSLSAIFLFLGINIVLSVRAEVSPTLRRENRLYAPLYDCPNCIERKDRGNISSTDHPWKDFDIIVTYSNPSGAVQVRSVRSRDLSSSWVWRNPRKEKHNRDPFQTKLSYRKNGDSWSDNHQFQGETSQAQAYPVHPVKLKRQMLRRERRERRTADLINQDREIENQTQEEAIKRARELDTNIKGKYSIWRKEYENPNADSTVKLIRDQIIMAKAYATIAMAKNETVLYNSLIEQSRESQLAIGEATNDVELHPSALDQAKAMGHILATAKDQLYDCVLIARKLRVILQSSEANVNSFKKKSTFLIQLAAKTVPRPLHCIPLVLTTDYHLSNYDKKVFPNKEKLEDPSLYHYAIFSDNVLATSVVVNSTTLHAKEPGRHVFHIVTDKLNFAAMKMWFLVNAPAGATIEVKNVDDFTWLNSSYCPVLRQLESARMIEYYFKAHQSSSLTGGADNLKYRNPKYLSMLNHLRFYLPEVYPKLDKLLFLDDDIVVQKDLTPLWSVNLNGMVNGAVETCKESFHRFDKYLNFTNPKIADNFDANACGWAFGMNIFDLIEWRKRDITGIYHHWQEMNEDRTLWKLGTLPPGLITFYNLTHPLDRSWHVLGLGYDPALNQTEIENAGVVHYNGNYKPWLDLAIAKYRSYWSKYVMYDNFYLQVCNLNQ, encoded by the exons ATGAGAGGCGGTTTAACATCACCATCTCTTTCCGCGATCTTCCTTTTCCTC GGTATCAACATTGTCTTGTCAGTCAGAGCAGAGGTTTCACCTACGCT TCGAAGAGAAAACAGACTATATGCCCCATTATATGACTGCCCAAACTGCATTGAAAGAAAG GATCGAGGAAATATCAGTTCTACTGATCATCCTTGGAAG GATTTTGACATAATTGTAACATACAGCAACCCTTCTGGTGCTGTTCAAGTTAGGAGTGTTAGATCTAGAGACCTATCTTCTTCATGGGTATGGAGAAACCCTAGAAAGGAGAAACACAATAGA GACCCATTTCAAACTAAACTGAGCTATAGAAAAAATGGGGACAGTTGGAGTGACAATCACCAATTTCAAGGTGAAACCTCACAAGCACAAGCATACCCGGTGCATCCTGTGAAACTTAAGAGACAG aTGCTACGAAGGGAAAGGAGGGAGAGGAGAACTGCAGATCTGATAAATCAAGACAGAGAGATAGAAAACCAAACGCAAGAAGAAGCCATTAAACGAGCTAGGGAGCTTGACACCAATATCAAGGGGAAATACAGCATATGGAGGAAAGAGTATGAAAATCCCAACGCTGACTCAACAGTAAAACTTATACGAGACCAGATCATAATGGCCAAGGCTTATGCAACAATTGCTATGGCTAAGAATGAGACTGTGCTTTATAATTCTCTGATTGAACAGTCCAGAGAAAGTCAACTTGCAATAGGAGAAGCAACAAATGATGTTGAACTTCATCCAAG TGCTCTTGATCAAGCGAAAGCCATGGGACACATTCTAGCTACAGCAAAGGACCAGTTATATGATTGTGTTCTGATAGCAAGAAAGTTGAGAGTAATACTTCAATCTAGTGAGGCTAATGTCAATTCGTTCAAGAAGAAGAGCACATTTCTGATACAGCTTGCTGCAAAAACTGTTCCCAGACCATTGCATTGCATTCCCTTAGTTCTCACCACAGATTATCACCTAAGTAATTATGATAAAAAAGTTTTTCCTAACAAAGAAAAACTTGAAGATCCATCTTTGTACCATTATGCCATCTTTTCTGATAATGTACTTGCAACATCTGTGGTCGTGAACTCAACAACACTACACGCAAAAGAACCTGGAAGGCATGTGTTTCATATAGTCACAGATAAGCTGAACTTTGCAGCTATGAAAATGTGGTTTCTAGTTAATGCTCCTGCAGGTGCAACAATTGAAGTTAAGAATGTTGATGACTTCACTTGGCTGAATTCCTCATACTGTCCTGTCCTCCGTCAGCTTGAATCTGCACGGATGATAGAATACTATTTCAAGGCACATCAATCATCATCTCTCACTGGTGGTGCTGACAATCTCAAATATAGGAACCCAAAGTACTTGTCAATGCTTAATCATCTTAGATTTTACCTTCCTGAGGTTTACCCAAAGCTGGATAAGTTATTGTTCCTGGATGATGACATTGTTGTTCAGAAGGACCTGACACCTTTATGGTCTGTTAATCTGAATGGGATGGTGAATGGTGCTGTGGAAACCTGCAAAGAGAGCTTCCATAGGTTTGACAAGTATCTGAACTTTACAAATCCAAAGATAGCTGATAATTTTGATGCAAACGCTTGCGGCTGGGCATTTGGCATGAATATCTTTGATTTGATCGAATGGAGGAAACGTGACATTACTGGAATATATCATCACTGGCAAGAAATG AATGAGGACAGGACTCTTTGGAAACTTGGGACGCTGCCACCGGGGCTGATAACTTTCTACAACTTGACCCACCCTCTGGATCGGAGCTGGCATGTTCTGGGGTTGGGCTATGACCCAGCTCTTAACCAGACAGAGATAGAGAATGCTGGTGTTGTACATTATAATGGAAACTATAAACCATGGTTGGATCTTGCCATAGCCAAGTACAGATCATACTGGTCCAAATATGTCATGTATGATAACTTCTATTTACAAGTGTGCAACCTGAATCAATAA
- the LOC121747320 gene encoding probable serine/threonine-protein kinase PIX13, translated as MGICFSSASVDQSPPQSTNQFSSVATSEATTRSTMTSSSGGSSSTISAGSCGGSFSPAGKMLAQPNLRVFTLAELKAATRNFRSDSVLGEGGFGKVYKGWLEDRATGKTTIIAVKKLNSESMQGFQEWQSEVNFLGRLSHPNLVKLLGYGLEDTELLLVYEFMAKGSLENHLFGRGASVQPLPWDIRLKILIGAACGLAFLHASDRKVIYRDFKASNILLDGSYHAKISDFGLAKNGPTASRSHVTTQVMGTYGYAAPEYVATGHLYVKSDVYCYGVVLVEMLTGLRALDANRPSGQHSLGDWIKPHLSDRRKLKRIIDARLEGYPSKSVHHVAQLALHCLESEPKNRPSMQEIVERLEKIGSSSERPRERRAQSGSPHAVSRRGHQPLQHRSPLHPKPEATESYPLPQRS; from the exons ATGGGAATTTGCTTCAGTTCTGCCTCCGTTGATCAAAGCCCGCCGCAATCTACCAACCAATTCAGCTCAG TGGCGACGTCGGAGGCGACGACGAGGAGCACGATGACGTCTTCgagcggcggcagcagcagcaCAATTTCCGCCGGAAGTTGCGGTGGGAGTTTTAGTCCGGCGGGGAAGATGCTTGCGCAGCCGAATTTGAGGGTTTTCACCTTGGCAGAACTCAAGGCGGCGACTCGGAATTTCAGAAGTGATTCAGTGCTTGGAGAAGGAGGTTTTGGGAAAGTTTACAAGGGGTGGCTCGAAGACAGAGCCACTGGCAAAACAACCATAATTGCTGTCAAAAAGTTGAATTCTGAAAGTATGCAAGGGTTTCAAGAGTGGCAG TCTGAGGTGAACTTCCTTGGAAGACTTTCACATCCCAATCTGGTGAAGTTGTTGGGGTATGGTTTGGAGGACACAGAGCTGCTTCTTGTGTATGAATTTATGGCGAAAGGCAGCTTGGAGAACCATCTCTTTGGAA GGGGCGCGTCTGTGCAGCCGCTTCCATGGGACATTAGGCTCAAGATATTGATCGGAGCAGCTTGTGGTCTGGCCTTCCTGCACGCCTCTGATAGAAAAGTTATCTACAGGGACTTCAAGGCCTCAAACATATTGCTTGATGGA TCATACCATGCCAAGATATCTGACTTTGGCCTAGCAAAGAATGGTCCAACAGCTAGTAGATCCCATGTGACCACACAGGTTATGGGGACATATGGTTATGCAGCTCCGGAATATGTTGCCACTG GGCACTTGTATGTGAAGAGCGATGTGTATTGTTATGGCGTGGTGTTGGTAGAAATGCTGACAGGGCTGCGCGCGCTTGACGCCAACCGGCCTTCTGGGCAACACAGCCTGGGTGATTGGATCAAGCCACATCTATCAGATAGGAGGAAGTTGAAGCGCATCATTGATGCCCGGCTAGAAGGCTATCCCAGCAAATCAGTACACCACGTAGCTCAGCTTGCCTTGCATTGCCTTGAAAGTGAGCCTAAAAACAGACCATCCATGCAGGAGATAGTTGAGAGACTGGAAAAAATCGGTTCTTCTAGTGAGAGGCCTAGAGAACGTAGAGCGCAGTCCGGCAGTCCTCATGCAGTGAGTCGCCGTGGCCATCAACCACTACAGCATCGTTCTCCACTTCATCCTAAACCAGAGGCCACAGAATCCTATCCTCTGCCACAGCGCTCATAA